GAGGCTCCGTGCCCAGTTTTAGATGAGGATACCCGCAACCGCATGGGTGCCGCGGCGGTAGCTGCAGCCCGCGCAGTGGATTACGTGGGTGCGGGTACAATTGAATTCATCTACAGTGAAGATGGTGAATTTTACTTCATGGAGATGAATACTCGCATTCAAGTCGAACACCCAGTGACGGAGTGGGTGACGGGGGTCGACTTGGTTCGGGAAATGATTCTCGCAGCGGCTGGTGAACCGCTGTCAGTTGCGCAAGAGGATATTACATTACGCGGACACGCAATCGAGTGCCGAATCAACGCCGAAGACCCGACACGTCAGTTCATGCCGTCACCAGGAACAATTGGCGCGTATCTTCCGCCGAGCGGGAACGGCGTGCGCGTAGATTCTGCGTGTTATCCGGGATATACGATTCCGCCTTTTTATGACTCTATGATTGCGAAGCTGATTGTTTGGGCGCCCGACAGAGAACAAGCCATTGCACGTATGTTGCGTGCGTTGGAGGAGTTCGAAATCGAGGGTGTAAAGACGACCATTCCATTTCATTTGGCACTTTTACAGAACGAAAAATTTCGACAATCAGACGTATCGACTCGCTTCTTGGAAGAAAATAAAATATTGTAAACGTGTGTTGACAATGTGGGCGTCGCACTGTCGTGGCGACGCGATGTGACAGGCAGCTAGGCCAAGCAGGGACAGTCGGTCATATCACTCGCGGGGCTTGTCATAAAATAAGACGACAACGAGGTCGAGGAGCGTGAGTTACATGGCGGATATGGAATACGAACGAAGTGAGCACGGTACCGTTCACATTGCGGATGAAGTGATTCAAATCATCGCCGGCTTGGCAACAAGTGAAGTTGAAGGTGTAGCTGGCATGAGTGGTTCACTGGCCGGCGGTCTGACAGAGTCGCTCACGGGTCGAAAAAACTTGGCCAAGGGTGTCAAGGTACAGTTTACTGAAGACGACAGAAGCTGCGTCGTCGAAATTTCAGTTGTTCTACAATTTGGTGTCAATATTCCGGATACCAGTTTCCATATTCAAGAGCGCGTGAAGGAGTCAATTGAGAGCATGACCGGGCTTACAGTTGATGGCGTAAATGTGCGCGTTGTCGGGGTCGTGTTTCAGTCGGAAAAGGACAAACTGACCGACGCCGACCACTTTGTCGGCGTGGAGCATAGCCCGCAACTGTAACCCCGAAGTGTGTATGGCGGAGGGATCCTGTGAGCATTTTGGACCGAATTCTTTTATTTTTGTTGGCCTTGGCCAGTTTGTGTTTAGGTGTGATTTTGGCCCTTGTTGGTGCCAATGTCCTTGGGCCGGATACCTTGAGTATGGTGTCCGCGTCCCCGATTAATATCGTGGCCATCGTCGCAGGTGTCATCATTGTTCTCATCGGTCTGCGCTTTCTCTTTTACCGCATCGGACGTCCGCAACTGGCGGACTTCGTCGCGATGACGGGTGAGCACGGACAGATACGCATCTCCTATGACACAATACGCCAGCTTGCAAATCGACGCGGTGGACAAGTAAAAGGGTCTGAAGGGCTTGACACGAGAGTTCGGCCTGGCGAGGATGGTGTAATCGTTCTCGTTCGGATGCAGGTCCTGCCGGACGTAGACATTGCCGCGACGAGTCGTGAGGTCCAGACGGTTGTCAAAGAGTATGTGGAGCACGCCACGAGCATTACTGTGGAACAGGTACTTGTGCACGTGAGTGAACTGTCCAGTTCACAGAAGCAAGGGAAAGTGTGGAGTGGAGCATGAGCTTACTCCGGCGCGCACTGCTCAAATTCTCTCTGTTACCGCGCCGCTATCACGGAATGATCATAGGAGCCGTCTTTTGGCTGTTTTGGATGTTGTTTGGGTTTTGGCGCACGCTGTTGTTGCTCGTCTTAGCGGGTATAGGCTACGTGGTCGGCCGTATCTTAGAAGAGAATCAGTCATGGCGTGATCTTTTGGATAAACTACTCGCAGAACGATTTACGGAGTGAATATATTTGACGCGACACGAAGCAAGACAGTGTGCTCTGCAGGCCCTGTATCAAATCGATATCAGTGACAGCGAAGTACCCGATGCCATCGCATTCGTTTTGGAGGACAAAACGGTTTCGGATAGGGACTTGGAGTACGTGCGTTCACTGGTCGTTGGCACGCGCAATCATTTAATTGAATTGGACGAGCAATTGGAAAAGATTATGGAACGATGGTCAACGGAGCGAGTGGGCCGAGTTGAACTGAACGTTTTACGACTGGCGACGTATGAGTTACTTTACGACGCAACGATGCCGGCGGCGAGTATTCTCGATGAGGCTGTTCGGCTTGCCAAAGGTTATGCCACGGAACAATCTGGTAAATTCGTAAATGGTGTGTTAGCAAAAATGTTGCCTGTCGTTCGACCGGATGAGGCCGTAAAACCGGGTGCAGGTGGGAAGACGGAAGAGGAATGAACACGGTTCTTGGCGTTGATACGAGCAATTATACGACATCATTATGTGCCGTGAGCGCAGATGATGGTAGGTTACTGGCATCTGCGCGCATGATTCTGCCAGTGACGAAAGGGCAAAGAGGGCTTCGACAGTCCGATGCGCTCTTTTTTCATGTTCAGCAACTCCCGACTGTCATGGCTGATTTAATGAAGCAACTTCATGCTGAGACGATTCAACCCAGGTGGACGTCTGTGGGGGTTTCCGTTCGGCCCAGACCATATGCGCAGTCATACATGCCGGTTTTTCAAGCCGGGGCCAGTTTCGCCATGAACTTCGGACAGGCTTTGGGCATCCCGGTCGTTCGAACGTCCCATCAAGAGGGACACCTGGCGGCAGCTGAATACTTTACGCCTATGTCAAGGGGACCTTTTGTCGGTGTACATATTTCAGGCGGAACGTCTGACGTCAT
This is a stretch of genomic DNA from Alicyclobacillus dauci. It encodes these proteins:
- a CDS encoding Asp23/Gls24 family envelope stress response protein; translation: MADMEYERSEHGTVHIADEVIQIIAGLATSEVEGVAGMSGSLAGGLTESLTGRKNLAKGVKVQFTEDDRSCVVEISVVLQFGVNIPDTSFHIQERVKESIESMTGLTVDGVNVRVVGVVFQSEKDKLTDADHFVGVEHSPQL
- the amaP gene encoding alkaline shock response membrane anchor protein AmaP gives rise to the protein MSILDRILLFLLALASLCLGVILALVGANVLGPDTLSMVSASPINIVAIVAGVIIVLIGLRFLFYRIGRPQLADFVAMTGEHGQIRISYDTIRQLANRRGGQVKGSEGLDTRVRPGEDGVIVLVRMQVLPDVDIAATSREVQTVVKEYVEHATSITVEQVLVHVSELSSSQKQGKVWSGA
- a CDS encoding DUF2273 domain-containing protein, producing the protein MSLLRRALLKFSLLPRRYHGMIIGAVFWLFWMLFGFWRTLLLLVLAGIGYVVGRILEENQSWRDLLDKLLAERFTE
- the nusB gene encoding transcription antitermination factor NusB translates to MTRHEARQCALQALYQIDISDSEVPDAIAFVLEDKTVSDRDLEYVRSLVVGTRNHLIELDEQLEKIMERWSTERVGRVELNVLRLATYELLYDATMPAASILDEAVRLAKGYATEQSGKFVNGVLAKMLPVVRPDEAVKPGAGGKTEEE